In the Clostridia bacterium genome, one interval contains:
- the galU gene encoding UTP--glucose-1-phosphate uridylyltransferase GalU, translating into MAVRKAVIPAAGLGTRFLPATKAQPKEMLPIVDTPIIQYVVEEVINSGIEDLLIVTGRGKRAIEDHFDRSFELEYFLRKNGKNEELNGVRDLSNMANIHFIRQKEPLGLGHAVLQARQHIGDEPFAVLLGDELFFGQIPALKQVMNHYEQFGGSVIAVREVPASDVSRYGIIDGRRIGESVYEVTGLIEKPRPEQAPSNLAIVGRYILDPAIFDILARIEPGANGEIQLTDALDRLRKTSKVYACTLEATRYDVGEKLGFLQATVEVALARPDLGGAFRRYLTQLFATGRDFQVEVAATSKTQGQDDLSTS; encoded by the coding sequence TTGGCAGTAAGAAAAGCAGTCATACCGGCGGCCGGGCTGGGGACGCGCTTCCTTCCTGCAACCAAGGCCCAACCCAAGGAAATGTTGCCGATCGTCGATACCCCAATAATTCAATACGTGGTCGAAGAAGTAATAAACTCGGGAATTGAGGATCTGCTCATCGTTACTGGGCGTGGCAAGCGAGCCATCGAAGACCACTTCGATCGATCTTTCGAGCTTGAGTACTTCTTGCGCAAAAACGGTAAAAACGAGGAGCTCAACGGAGTAAGGGACTTGTCCAATATGGCCAACATCCATTTCATCCGTCAAAAGGAACCGTTGGGCCTTGGTCATGCTGTTTTACAAGCGCGCCAGCACATCGGCGATGAGCCATTTGCCGTGTTGCTAGGCGATGAACTGTTCTTTGGTCAGATACCTGCGCTTAAGCAGGTAATGAATCACTATGAGCAATTCGGGGGTTCCGTAATAGCAGTACGAGAAGTTCCCGCTTCCGATGTTAGCCGCTATGGTATTATCGACGGAAGACGCATAGGCGAGAGCGTGTACGAGGTTACCGGCCTAATAGAAAAGCCTAGGCCAGAGCAAGCTCCATCGAATTTGGCCATTGTGGGCCGGTACATACTTGATCCGGCGATCTTTGATATCTTAGCGCGCATAGAACCGGGCGCCAATGGGGAGATCCAGCTGACCGATGCGTTGGATCGGCTTCGCAAGACTTCAAAAGTATATGCATGCACTCTTGAGGCAACCCGTTACGATGTTGGGGAGAAATTAGGATTCTTACAAGCTACTGTAGAAGTAGCCTTGGCAAGGCCAGACCTAGGTGGGGCATTTCGCCGCTACCTCACCCAATTATTTGCTACTGGCAGGGATTTTCAGGTGGAGGTAGCAGCAACATCAAAAACCCAAGGCCAAGATGATTTATCGACCAGTTAA